Proteins encoded by one window of Halobaculum sp. MBLA0147:
- a CDS encoding Cdc6/Cdc18 family protein: MSDRVFSRGSTPFSNRDALSDHYTPRELVGRDEELAQYKEYLEPAVWGEDPNNIFLYGKTGVGKTAATKYLVSALEEDVAEYDDTHVESIHVNCDGLSTSYRVAVAIVNAIRDPHDRISESGYSTSEVYDMMWRELDQIAEGTPPTQTPIVLLVLDEVDHTEVGEDSILYQLSRAEENENLHQTRIGVIGISNDLTFSDQLSPKVNSSLCQKKIFFETYDADELRAVLQQRAEVAFKDGALEQGVIPLCAAYGRKQSGDAREALDLLRAAGDIARNDDRETVTEADVETGQSRVERENIIEGIRSLHEHSRYTLYALATLAAEEETPVRTRPIHERYEVICDLAAVDGLTLRRVRDFLRELEMLGAVHIDEQNQGQVGGQYIQVELAHPVDVMVTALDDTIEALGTHESVTGYV; encoded by the coding sequence ATGAGCGACCGTGTATTCTCTCGCGGTAGCACGCCGTTCTCCAATCGCGACGCTCTCTCGGATCACTACACGCCGAGAGAGCTGGTCGGGCGAGACGAGGAACTCGCCCAGTACAAGGAGTACCTCGAACCGGCCGTGTGGGGCGAAGACCCGAACAACATCTTCCTCTACGGGAAGACGGGTGTCGGGAAGACGGCCGCGACGAAGTACCTCGTCTCGGCGCTGGAGGAGGACGTGGCCGAGTACGACGACACACACGTCGAGTCGATCCACGTGAACTGTGACGGACTCTCGACGTCGTACCGTGTCGCGGTCGCGATCGTGAACGCGATTCGCGACCCGCACGACCGGATCAGTGAGAGTGGGTACAGCACCAGCGAGGTGTACGACATGATGTGGCGGGAACTCGACCAGATCGCCGAGGGGACTCCACCCACCCAGACGCCGATCGTCCTGCTCGTTCTCGACGAGGTCGACCACACGGAGGTGGGCGAAGACTCGATCCTGTACCAGCTCTCTCGGGCCGAGGAGAACGAGAACCTCCACCAGACGCGGATCGGCGTCATCGGAATCTCGAACGACCTCACGTTCAGCGACCAGCTGAGCCCGAAGGTCAACAGTTCGCTGTGTCAGAAGAAGATCTTCTTCGAGACGTACGACGCCGACGAACTCCGGGCCGTCCTCCAGCAGCGAGCCGAGGTGGCGTTCAAAGACGGGGCCCTCGAACAGGGAGTCATTCCGCTGTGTGCCGCCTACGGCCGGAAGCAGAGCGGTGACGCTCGCGAGGCGCTCGACCTCCTCCGTGCGGCTGGCGACATCGCCCGGAACGACGACCGCGAGACGGTGACCGAAGCGGATGTCGAGACGGGCCAGTCGCGTGTCGAACGAGAGAACATCATCGAGGGGATCCGGTCGCTCCACGAGCACAGTCGCTACACGCTGTACGCACTCGCGACGCTGGCCGCCGAAGAGGAGACACCGGTCAGAACGCGGCCGATCCACGAGCGGTACGAGGTGATTTGTGATCTCGCGGCCGTCGACGGGCTCACACTCCGGCGTGTCCGTGACTTCCTCCGGGAGTTGGAGATGCTCGGTGCCGTACACATCGACGAGCAGAACCAAGGCCAGGTCGGTGGCCAGTACATCCAGGTCGAACTCGCACACCCAGTCGACGTGATGGTGACCGCGCTCGACGATACCATCGAAGCGCTCGGCACCCACGAGTCCGTCACTGGCTACGTTTGA
- a CDS encoding AbrB/MazE/SpoVT family DNA-binding domain-containing protein has translation MSDSEQLEEPVTTRVSQKGQTTIPKEIRDRLGIEPGDRVEWTDDGGEITINKQIPESSRGALRPEDMTDEEAEEWAQQMEDYVREKRRTEWNGDATPSEEQ, from the coding sequence ATGAGCGATTCAGAGCAACTGGAGGAGCCTGTGACGACACGTGTATCGCAGAAGGGGCAGACGACGATTCCGAAAGAGATCCGCGACAGACTTGGAATCGAACCTGGCGATCGGGTGGAGTGGACCGACGACGGCGGTGAGATCACCATCAACAAGCAGATTCCAGAGTCCTCCCGCGGCGCGCTTCGACCGGAGGACATGACCGACGAAGAGGCCGAGGAGTGGGCCCAGCAGATGGAGGACTACGTCAGAGAGAAACGCCGGACAGAGTGGAACGGCGACGCGACACCGTCGGAGGAGCAGTGA
- a CDS encoding PQQ-binding-like beta-propeller repeat protein, with product MRRVRMYNSTHRFDMEGATGPTASPNVRWTHEIQRLSDVAVWDGQVYCTTEAGSVFVFTLDGDPQWRLEVGPRLDGNPAVVDGTVYLGRVHPRGEVVALDAATGSEHWRFETDDGVHSSPAVVDGTVYVGSFDGNVYALNAADGAERWTTSVSSYEIWSSPAVVNGTIYIGGGSDYVHALDGQTGEERWRAETGGDVMSSPTVVDDTVFIGDGSVYALDAASGTERWTFETDDGVSSSPAVVDGTVYAAGGDGSVYALDATIGTEQWSREIGDALYASPMVVGGTVYVGSNEHLYALSVECGETQWRFDTGPVTDSLAVVDDTIYVGGGNDVYALAGPSTTGTEAYGTTSGTGTNHTTSDTEVFDPTSDS from the coding sequence ATGCGGCGTGTCCGGATGTACAACTCGACACACAGGTTCGATATGGAGGGGGCCACTGGGCCGACAGCTTCTCCGAACGTCCGGTGGACACACGAGATCCAACGGTTGTCGGACGTGGCGGTGTGGGACGGGCAGGTGTATTGTACGACCGAAGCTGGCAGTGTCTTCGTATTCACTCTGGACGGAGATCCACAGTGGCGCTTGGAGGTCGGTCCAAGACTGGACGGTAATCCTGCGGTCGTCGACGGGACAGTCTACCTCGGACGCGTGCACCCGCGTGGGGAAGTTGTTGCACTCGATGCAGCGACGGGGAGTGAACACTGGCGCTTCGAGACCGACGACGGCGTGCACTCGTCGCCCGCAGTCGTTGACGGCACCGTCTACGTGGGGAGTTTCGACGGGAACGTCTACGCGCTCAACGCAGCCGACGGAGCCGAACGGTGGACCACGAGTGTCAGTTCCTACGAGATCTGGTCGTCCCCGGCGGTGGTGAACGGAACTATCTACATTGGGGGTGGAAGCGACTACGTTCACGCACTCGACGGACAGACTGGGGAGGAGCGGTGGCGCGCCGAGACGGGGGGCGACGTGATGTCTTCACCGACGGTCGTCGACGACACTGTCTTCATCGGAGACGGAAGTGTCTATGCGCTTGACGCAGCGAGTGGAACCGAACGATGGACGTTCGAGACCGACGACGGTGTGAGTTCGTCACCGGCAGTCGTCGACGGTACCGTCTACGCCGCGGGTGGAGACGGCAGCGTGTATGCACTCGACGCCACGATCGGAACCGAACAGTGGTCCCGGGAGATCGGGGACGCCCTGTACGCTTCACCGATGGTCGTAGGTGGCACAGTCTACGTCGGTAGCAACGAACATCTGTACGCACTGAGTGTCGAATGCGGGGAAACACAGTGGCGGTTCGACACGGGACCAGTGACAGACTCACTCGCAGTCGTCGACGACACAATCTACGTCGGTGGCGGCAACGACGTGTATGCACTAGCTGGACCGTCGACCACCGGGACGGAGGCGTACGGTACTACCTCGGGGACAGGAACGAATCACACGACCTCCGACACCGAAGTGTTCGATCCCACGTCGGATTCCTGA
- a CDS encoding antitoxin VapB family protein, translating into MSKRIYLSEKAYDRLAAHKADDETFSDIVLRLAGERSLLDLAGILDDEEADAVRDAVAERRERRSGDLEATADQLENA; encoded by the coding sequence GTGTCGAAGCGCATCTACCTCTCGGAGAAGGCCTACGACCGCCTCGCTGCCCACAAGGCGGACGACGAGACGTTCTCGGACATCGTCCTCCGACTGGCTGGCGAGCGGTCGCTCCTCGACCTCGCCGGGATTCTCGACGACGAGGAGGCGGACGCGGTTCGTGACGCCGTCGCCGAGCGTCGCGAGCGACGGAGTGGGGACCTCGAGGCGACGGCCGACCAGTTGGAGAACGCATAG
- a CDS encoding DUF3006 family protein, with protein MGDDTLPEGTHSAVVDRFEGDTAVLEVTVGEERRQSTGGDDLRQWTVARETLPTAARHQDAVVTLAVDGTGQVEIAYDETTTTERTEAMQDRFDRLSRRLDEDDG; from the coding sequence ATGGGTGACGATACGCTCCCAGAGGGGACACACTCGGCGGTCGTCGACCGTTTCGAGGGCGACACGGCAGTCCTCGAGGTGACCGTCGGCGAGGAGCGACGACAGTCGACTGGCGGCGACGACCTCCGCCAGTGGACCGTCGCCCGCGAGACGCTCCCGACGGCGGCGCGCCACCAGGACGCGGTCGTGACACTAGCCGTCGACGGGACTGGACAGGTAGAGATCGCGTACGACGAGACGACGACCACGGAGCGCACCGAGGCAATGCAGGACCGGTTCGACCGACTCTCTCGTCGTCTGGACGAGGACGACGGGTAG
- a CDS encoding orc1/cdc6 family replication initiation protein, producing the protein MGMFERDTEIYRDRDALREDYQPETLVGREAEIDTYRAALQPVINGEQPNNIFLYGKTGVGKTAATRYLLDHLEDDAAEYEDLDLSLTVLNCDGLTTSYQVATRLVNEFRDENNQISTTGYPRGSVYEMLWEELDACGGTILVVLDEVDHVEDDSVLYQLPRARANGNLSEAKIGIIGISNDFSFREDLSPKVRSSLCEQEIHFPAYDATDLESILSQRAEVAFHEGVLDNGVIPLCAAYGAKDAGDARQSLDLLMKAGDLARDASTEVVQEDHVERGRRELERGRIKEGITGLTQHGHLVLYALLTLELEGETPIRSRDVRPRYTRFAELAGRDPLVPRRMRDHLSELTMLGIVAVTERNEGRRGGTFREYELDMDENLVVEAMEGTVEDVGVHSSVQDLLIEDTEPDMVDASVSDFGTSE; encoded by the coding sequence ATGGGGATGTTCGAGCGGGACACCGAGATCTACCGGGACCGCGACGCTCTTCGCGAGGACTACCAGCCCGAGACGCTCGTCGGCCGCGAGGCGGAGATCGACACGTACCGTGCCGCCCTCCAACCCGTGATCAACGGCGAGCAGCCGAACAACATCTTCCTCTACGGGAAGACCGGGGTTGGGAAGACCGCGGCCACGCGGTACTTACTCGACCACCTAGAGGACGACGCAGCGGAGTACGAGGATCTTGACCTCTCACTCACGGTCCTCAATTGCGACGGTCTCACCACCTCCTACCAGGTCGCCACTCGACTCGTCAACGAGTTCCGCGACGAGAACAACCAGATCTCGACGACGGGCTACCCACGAGGCTCCGTCTACGAGATGTTGTGGGAGGAACTCGACGCCTGCGGCGGGACCATTCTGGTCGTTCTCGACGAGGTCGATCACGTCGAAGACGACTCCGTCCTCTACCAGCTCCCACGAGCGCGGGCGAACGGCAACCTCTCGGAAGCGAAAATCGGGATTATCGGGATCTCCAACGACTTTTCGTTCCGCGAGGACCTCTCCCCGAAGGTCCGCTCGTCGCTGTGCGAACAGGAGATCCACTTCCCCGCGTACGACGCCACGGATCTCGAGTCGATCCTCTCTCAGCGCGCGGAAGTCGCGTTCCACGAAGGTGTCCTCGACAACGGCGTGATCCCGCTGTGTGCTGCCTACGGAGCGAAAGACGCCGGTGACGCTCGGCAGTCACTCGACCTCCTGATGAAGGCCGGCGACCTCGCCCGCGACGCCTCGACCGAGGTCGTCCAGGAGGACCACGTCGAACGAGGCCGCCGCGAACTCGAACGTGGCCGGATCAAGGAGGGGATCACCGGGTTGACACAGCACGGTCACCTCGTGTTGTACGCACTCCTGACGCTCGAACTTGAGGGTGAGACGCCGATCAGGTCCCGTGATGTCCGCCCGCGGTACACTCGCTTCGCCGAGTTGGCCGGACGCGATCCACTCGTCCCGCGACGGATGCGCGATCACCTCTCCGAACTCACGATGCTCGGGATCGTCGCCGTCACCGAACGCAACGAGGGGCGTCGCGGTGGGACCTTCCGCGAGTACGAACTCGACATGGACGAGAACCTCGTCGTCGAGGCCATGGAAGGAACTGTCGAGGATGTCGGCGTCCACTCGTCCGTCCAAGACCTCCTGATCGAAGACACGGAGCCCGACATGGTCGACGCCTCCGTCAGCGACTTCGGGACGAGTGAGTGA
- a CDS encoding PQQ-binding-like beta-propeller repeat protein: MNTWTAYRGGPARTGSLAGVDPARDPSSETAWTVQLAGGTVLPDMIRVAAERVYVGRSDGLSVLDAATGQQRWRYTDHAPEAGLTILPDSSPAVPDGVCDGADAVVFLAHSDGIVQLRDDGDRGQVVRTTDATVDTSASSVLCHPPDSRYIYAVVGSGKTDDRRVKVLPIGDRSAGVSLRAPRISNSVYSPLSAGRVNPTAGENGTRVYVPTGDEWFPKSVSIVEAHSVVGQLTEMGDLDPPIVPNEEVLFGRYRDAISTRLFEGQDLFRCDLSRGLDTPDWSSGYCVADHAPVVTTDRLVSTCRRGETLTAVDHDGSDQWTVDLDGGRTDQPDPIAVGDVVYVVAGDSLLAFDHRGNELFDYTPDAPITALAGADPGLYVGTKSAVHALTDVDGTRVFAPSHSTCPDCESNLDEYDAPDFCPECGHAL; this comes from the coding sequence GTGAACACGTGGACTGCGTACCGAGGCGGCCCGGCACGAACGGGATCACTCGCGGGCGTCGACCCTGCCCGTGATCCCAGTTCCGAGACGGCGTGGACGGTCCAACTCGCAGGGGGAACGGTACTCCCGGATATGATCCGCGTTGCCGCTGAACGTGTCTACGTCGGTCGCAGTGACGGGCTCTCGGTTCTCGATGCAGCGACGGGCCAACAGCGCTGGCGGTACACCGACCACGCTCCGGAGGCTGGGCTCACGATTCTCCCCGACTCGAGCCCGGCAGTCCCCGACGGGGTGTGCGATGGAGCGGACGCGGTCGTCTTCCTCGCCCACAGTGATGGAATCGTACAACTCAGAGACGACGGCGACCGGGGGCAGGTCGTACGGACGACCGACGCTACCGTCGACACGTCGGCCTCGTCCGTGCTCTGTCACCCACCGGACTCCCGATACATTTACGCGGTCGTCGGCAGCGGAAAGACCGACGACCGCCGTGTAAAAGTCCTTCCGATTGGTGATCGGTCTGCCGGCGTGTCCCTGCGCGCACCTCGGATTTCGAACTCGGTGTACTCCCCACTCAGTGCCGGCCGAGTCAACCCGACAGCTGGCGAGAACGGGACACGGGTGTACGTCCCGACTGGGGACGAGTGGTTTCCGAAGAGCGTGTCGATCGTCGAGGCGCACTCTGTCGTCGGGCAACTGACAGAGATGGGTGATCTCGATCCACCGATCGTTCCGAACGAGGAGGTACTGTTCGGTCGGTACAGAGATGCAATCTCAACCCGTCTGTTCGAAGGACAAGACCTGTTTCGGTGCGATCTGTCGCGAGGTCTCGACACACCCGACTGGTCGTCCGGATACTGTGTCGCAGACCACGCCCCAGTCGTTACGACCGACCGACTGGTCTCCACGTGCAGACGCGGGGAGACCCTCACTGCAGTCGATCACGACGGTTCCGACCAGTGGACAGTCGACCTGGATGGGGGACGGACGGATCAACCTGATCCGATCGCCGTCGGGGATGTCGTGTACGTCGTGGCGGGAGATTCGCTGCTCGCCTTCGATCACCGCGGGAACGAACTCTTCGACTACACACCGGACGCGCCGATCACGGCGCTCGCTGGAGCCGATCCCGGCCTGTACGTCGGGACCAAATCGGCGGTACACGCACTCACAGACGTCGACGGAACACGTGTGTTCGCGCCGTCCCACAGCACCTGTCCCGACTGTGAGTCGAACCTCGACGAGTACGATGCTCCGGACTTCTGCCCAGAGTGCGGCCACGCACTGTAG
- a CDS encoding PQQ-binding-like beta-propeller repeat protein, with the protein MLRYDAANTGHVPGGSVPTEGVEAQWTFDTESKVTTQPIIVDGTVFVGTTGGTLYALDAQTGAEQWSRNHDESLDSGPVVSGGLVYVPAGSRLLAYSAATGDGQFAVDVGGQVGTPTVSDGTLYTRSGGKLYAIDATGGEVQWSGGSFENNLSAARNDELAVTVSDGSVYVMYPNDDYGGDVYLSSFTADPTAESPEREWQTELEYADDDINFDTTVTAVDGSLYAGLWAGGETQGVVALNAASGSVEWRYTDISNVRTYPTATADTVYAAATGELVGIDPALGTAKWSTDLSGNPTSPILVGDTLIFGSSDNNVYAYDTEGEQRWSFATGNNVVAPPVAVDGTVYTASTDGLVYALQGADTTPDAPDVTGDGNVATDPDGDGLFEDVNGDGEFSVVDVQALFANLDSAAVQDNPELFDFNGDGQVDVTDVQALFASLQEEG; encoded by the coding sequence ATGCTCAGGTACGACGCGGCGAACACGGGCCATGTCCCTGGCGGCTCTGTGCCTACTGAGGGTGTCGAAGCACAGTGGACGTTCGACACCGAGAGCAAGGTAACTACACAACCCATCATCGTCGATGGAACAGTCTTCGTCGGCACCACCGGTGGGACGCTGTACGCACTGGACGCACAGACGGGTGCCGAGCAGTGGTCTCGAAACCACGATGAGTCACTAGACTCTGGGCCCGTTGTCTCCGGTGGACTCGTCTACGTCCCGGCCGGCAGTAGACTCCTCGCGTACTCTGCGGCGACGGGTGACGGTCAGTTCGCGGTCGATGTCGGTGGCCAAGTCGGAACGCCGACAGTGTCCGACGGAACTCTGTACACCCGCAGCGGTGGCAAACTGTACGCGATCGACGCAACGGGTGGTGAGGTACAGTGGAGCGGCGGTTCGTTTGAAAACAATCTTAGCGCAGCACGAAACGACGAACTCGCCGTGACCGTCTCTGACGGGAGCGTGTACGTGATGTATCCCAATGACGACTACGGCGGTGATGTCTACCTGTCGTCGTTCACTGCGGACCCGACAGCTGAGTCACCGGAGCGGGAGTGGCAAACCGAATTAGAATACGCCGATGATGATATAAACTTCGACACGACCGTGACAGCGGTGGATGGGAGCCTCTACGCCGGCTTGTGGGCCGGTGGCGAAACACAGGGTGTCGTCGCACTCAACGCTGCGAGTGGATCAGTGGAGTGGCGATACACGGACATCAGCAACGTCCGCACGTACCCGACAGCGACAGCTGACACCGTGTACGCGGCTGCGACCGGCGAATTGGTTGGGATCGATCCAGCACTGGGAACGGCGAAGTGGTCGACCGATCTCTCCGGGAACCCAACCTCACCGATTCTCGTCGGGGACACACTGATCTTCGGATCGTCTGATAATAATGTGTACGCGTACGACACGGAGGGAGAGCAACGATGGTCGTTCGCGACGGGGAACAACGTCGTCGCACCACCTGTGGCGGTCGACGGCACTGTGTACACTGCGAGTACGGACGGACTTGTATACGCACTCCAAGGGGCCGATACGACACCGGACGCGCCAGACGTGACCGGTGACGGGAACGTCGCCACAGATCCCGACGGTGACGGTCTCTTTGAGGACGTGAACGGAGACGGTGAGTTCTCCGTGGTCGACGTGCAGGCGTTGTTCGCGAACCTCGACTCGGCGGCCGTACAGGATAACCCCGAGTTGTTCGACTTCAACGGAGACGGTCAGGTGGACGTGACAGACGTGCAAGCACTGTTCGCGTCACTCCAAGAGGAGGGGTGA
- a CDS encoding lamin tail domain-containing protein, giving the protein MRDSWQSVLPLVAIVILAGCSGGVTDGGVAGTPTPEQTTPPSTTTAAAPDGSVEMHFINVGQSASTLIVGPTGETMLIDTGDFRTDGKYVLQYLRAHDVDRIDHLVVTHNDADHIGGNAPLIEYMETEADGIGAIYDPGIAANTQTYERYLDAVEEHDVPLYELREGDQLPFEGVDTRVLGPPEPYLDADTRNENGIVLHLGFGRTSLLHTGDAEEKQESYLVDTYGDSLAATVFKTGHHGSDSSSRPELLDAVDPAVAIVSSAYDSQYGHPHEAVLRRLADRSIPTYWTATHGTIVLESDGSTVTVQTQAAAPSDPLSLRDADEVKPGTSGAVEPRATVAGSAGVPAQTATRGQTSTPAQTATASQNEAVTDGGADRDALALVDVNADAAGSDGENLNDEYVVFENTGDAELDLSGWTVADAADHVYTVPDGTTLAPGEELTLHTGSGTDTASDLYWGADSPIWNNAGDTVIVRTPDGEVVIEEAYDG; this is encoded by the coding sequence ATGCGCGACAGTTGGCAGTCCGTCCTCCCACTCGTGGCGATCGTGATCCTCGCGGGGTGTTCGGGGGGCGTGACCGACGGCGGAGTCGCAGGGACCCCGACGCCCGAGCAGACGACCCCGCCGTCGACGACGACTGCCGCCGCCCCCGACGGCTCGGTTGAGATGCACTTCATCAACGTCGGCCAGTCGGCGAGTACCCTGATCGTCGGGCCGACGGGCGAGACGATGCTGATCGACACGGGCGACTTCCGCACCGACGGGAAGTACGTCCTCCAGTACCTCAGAGCACACGACGTCGACCGGATCGACCACCTGGTCGTCACGCACAACGACGCCGACCACATCGGCGGGAACGCACCCCTAATCGAGTACATGGAGACGGAGGCCGACGGGATCGGGGCGATCTACGACCCCGGCATCGCCGCCAACACGCAGACGTACGAGCGGTACCTCGACGCCGTCGAGGAACACGACGTGCCGCTGTACGAACTCCGCGAGGGTGACCAGCTCCCGTTCGAGGGCGTCGACACGCGCGTCCTCGGCCCGCCAGAGCCGTACCTCGACGCCGACACGCGCAACGAGAACGGGATCGTCCTCCACCTCGGCTTCGGACGGACGAGTCTCCTCCACACCGGCGACGCCGAGGAGAAGCAGGAGTCGTACCTCGTCGACACCTACGGTGACTCGCTGGCGGCCACCGTGTTCAAGACCGGGCACCACGGGAGCGACAGCAGTTCCCGTCCGGAACTGCTCGACGCAGTCGACCCAGCCGTCGCGATCGTCTCCAGCGCCTACGACTCACAGTACGGCCACCCGCACGAGGCGGTGTTGCGGCGGCTCGCCGACCGCTCGATCCCCACGTACTGGACCGCCACCCACGGCACGATCGTCCTCGAGAGCGACGGGTCGACGGTGACGGTGCAGACCCAGGCCGCCGCGCCGTCGGACCCCCTCTCGCTCCGCGACGCGGACGAGGTTAAACCGGGAACGTCCGGTGCCGTCGAACCCCGCGCTACCGTCGCTGGCAGTGCCGGCGTGCCAGCGCAGACGGCTACTCGCGGGCAGACCAGCACGCCCGCACAGACGGCCACAGCCAGTCAGAACGAGGCCGTGACCGACGGGGGAGCCGACCGGGACGCGCTCGCACTCGTCGATGTCAACGCGGACGCGGCGGGCTCGGACGGCGAGAATCTGAACGACGAGTACGTCGTCTTCGAGAATACGGGTGACGCGGAGCTGGACCTCTCCGGGTGGACAGTGGCGGACGCCGCCGACCACGTGTACACGGTCCCCGACGGGACGACACTCGCCCCCGGCGAAGAACTCACGCTCCACACGGGGTCCGGCACAGACACGGCGAGTGACCTCTACTGGGGTGCCGATTCGCCGATCTGGAACAACGCCGGCGACACCGTGATCGTCCGCACGCCAGATGGCGAGGTCGTGATCGAGGAGGCGTACGATGGGTGA